The Vitis vinifera cultivar Pinot Noir 40024 chromosome 12, ASM3070453v1 genome has a segment encoding these proteins:
- the LOC100253726 gene encoding dynamin-like protein ARC5 — MVRDEDADGASSQMEKQWRLYEAYNELHGLAQEFETPFDAPAVLVVGHQTDGKSALVEALMGFQFNHVGGGTKTRRPITLHMKYDPDCEAPLCHLLSDSDPTVPQEMSLQEIQAYIEAENMRLEREPCQFSAKEIIIRVEYKYCPNLTIIDTPGLVAPAPGRKNRALQSQARAVESLVRAKMQHKEFIILCLEDCSDWSNATTRRVVMQIDPELSRTVIVSTKLDTKIPQFARASDVEVFLSPPACTLDGFILGDSPFFTSVPSGRVGSGPESIYRSNDEFKQAILLREMEDIASLEEKLGRLLSEQERSRIGVSKLRLFLEELLQKRYMDSVPLIIPLLEKEYRGTTRKLNDLNRELSTLDEAKLKEKGRTFHDLFLTKLSLLLKGTVVAPPEKFGETLQDERVNGGAFVGTDGLQFPQKLIPNAGMRLYGGAQYHRAMAEFRFVVGGIKCPPITREEIVNACGVEDIHDGTNYSRTACVIAVAKARDTFEPFLHQLGCRLLHILKRLLPISVFLLQKDGEYLSGHEVFLRRVASAFNNFAESTERECHEKCMEDLVSTTRYVTWSLHNKNRAGLRQFLDSFGGTEQSAASGNSISAGLAQESSFGSVTNDKQDIKPKADVKLSHLASGIDSATCAQTTETRLADLLDNTLWNRRLAPSSERIVYALVQQIFHGIREYFLASAELKFNCFLLMPVVDKLPALLREDLESAFEDDLDNVFDITNLRHSLGVRKRDTEIELKRIQRLKEKFRQIHEQLCLHQVMSKLPPVSVSH, encoded by the exons ATGGTGAGAGACGAAGACGCAGATGGAGCGAGCTCCCAAATGGAGAAGCAGTGGAGGCTGTACGAGGCCTACAACGAGCTGCACGGTCTGGCGCAGGAGTTCGAGACGCCCTTCGACGCTCCGGCGGTGCTTGTGGTGGGCCACCAGACCGACGGCAAGAGCGCCCTCGTCGAAGCCCTAATGGGCTTCCAATTCAACCACGTCGGCGGCGGCACCAAGACCCGCCGCCCCATCACTCTCCACATGAAGTACGACCCTGACTGTGAAGCCCCTCTTTGCCACCTCCTCTCCGACTCTGACCCCACTGTGCCCCAAGAAATGTCTCTCCAAGAAATTCAG GCATATATTGAAGCTGAAAACATGAGGTTGGAACGTGAGCCTTGTCAATTCTCTGCTAAGGAAATAATAATTAGAGTAGAGTACAAATATTGCCCTAACCTAACCATTATAGACACACCAGGGCTTGTTGCTCCTGCTCCAGGTCGAAAAAATCGAGCATTACAG AGTCAAGCTCGTGCAGTGGAGTCCCTAGTGCGTGCTAAAATGCAGCATAAAGAGTTCATAATACTATGCCTAGAGGATTGTAGTGATTGGAGTAATGCAACTACGCGAAGGGTGGTGATGCAG ATTGATCCTGAGCTTTCAAGGACTGTAATTGTCTCGACCAAGCTTGACACTAAAATACCACAGTTTGCACGTGCTTCAGATGTTGAAGTTTTTCTTTCACCACCTGCTTGTACCCTTGATGGGTTCATATTAGGTGACTCACCCTTTTTCACATCTGTGCCTTCTGGTAGAGTTGGTTCTGGACCTGAATCCATTTACAGATCAAATGATGAGTTTAAACAG GCCATTTTATTAAGAGAGATGGAAGACATTGCATCTTTAGAAGAGAAGTTGGGTCGGTTATTGTCAGAGCAAGAAAGAAGTAGAATAGGTGTAAGCAAACTTAGACTATTTTTGGAAGAATTGCTGCAGAAAAG GTATATGGATAGCGTCCCATTGATCATTCCACTTCTTGAAAAAGAATACCGGGGCACAACAAGAAAGCTAAATGACTTAAATCGAGAACTCAG CACTTTGGATGAAGCAAAGctaaaggaaaaaggaagaacTTTTCATGATCTGTTCCTGACCAag TTGTCATTGCTACTGAAAGGGACAGTTGTTGCGCCTCCGGAAAAATTTG GGGAAACACTGCAGGATGAAAGGGTTAATGGAGGAGCATTTGTTGGCACTGATGGTCTTCAGTTCCCACAAAAGCTGATACCT aATGCGGGGATGCGTCTTTATGGGGGTGCACAATATCATCGTGCAATGGCTGAATTCCGTTTTGTGGTTGGAGGAATCAAATGTCCTCCAATTACAAGGGAAGAAATTGTTAATGCATGTGGGGTTGAAGATATTCATGATGGAACAAACTATTCAAG AACTGCTTGTGTGATAGCTGTTGCAAAGGCTCGAGATACATTTGAACCTTTTCTTCATCAG TTGGGCTGTCGGTTGTTGCACATATTGAAAAGGTTGCTTCCAATCTCTGTCTTTCTTCTTCAG AAAGATGGTGAATATCTAAGTGGCCATGAGGTGTTTCTCCGGCGTGTTGCTTCGGCCTTCAACAATTTTGCTGAATCCACTGAAAGAGAATGCCATGAAAA ATGCATGGAAGACTTAGTGAGCACCACCCGTTATGTCACTTGGTCTCTCCACAATAAG AATCGGGCTGGACTACGTCAATTCTTAGACTCATTTGGTGGAACAGAACAGTCTGCGGCAAGTGGTAATTCTATATCTGCTGGTCTTGCTCAGGAGTCATCTTTTGGGTCTGTTACAAATGACAAGCAGGACATTAAGCCAAAGGCAGATGTGAAACTAAGTCATTTGGCATCAGGCATTGACTCAGCAACTTGTGCTCAGACAACAGAAACAAGGCTGGCTGATCTTTTAGATAACACCCTTTGGAATCGAAGGCTTGCTCCTTCATCTGAAAGGATTGTATATGCTTTGGTACAACAGATATTCCATGGCATAAGAGAATATTTCTTGGCATCTGCAGAACTTAAG TTCAACTGTTTTCTTCTAATGCCAGTTGTAGACAAGTTGCCTGCACTCCTCCGGGAGGACCTTGAATCTGCTTTTGAAGATGATTTAGATAATGTTTTTGACATCACCAACCTGCGACACTCATTAGGAGTGCGAAAGCGAGATACAGAGATTGAGCTGAAACGG ATACAGAGGCTTAAGGAGAAATTCAGACAGATACATGAGCAGCTTTGTTTGCATCAGGTTATGTCTAAGTTGCCACCAGTTTCTGTATCACATTAG